A portion of the Lolium rigidum isolate FL_2022 chromosome 1, APGP_CSIRO_Lrig_0.1, whole genome shotgun sequence genome contains these proteins:
- the LOC124653243 gene encoding L-gulonolactone oxidase 2-like, producing the protein MESLLPFLILALGVLVQLCCCSPPPDPVVCTHGTSNCTVTNTYGSYTDRSICHAANITYPRTEQELVAAVAAAASAKRKLKVATKHSHSIPKLSCPGGRDGTIISTARLNRTVHIDAAKRLMTVESGMVLRDLIAAAAAAGLALPNSPYWYGLSIGGLLATGAHGSSLWGKGGAVHEYVVGLRIVTPAPASQGFAKVRELGADHPDLDAAKVSLGVLGVISQVTLALEPLFKRSVTYLKRGDSDLADQVVPWGRLHEFADLTWYPQHGTVMYRQDDRVDISTPGNGLSDYLTLRTSPNHGTIGVRVAEESMQMKNVTDVARCAAAQLPVSVQKQQAFGFTNDGVSFTGYPVVGYQHRIQASGTCIDGPEDGLLTSCIWDPRIRGSFFYNSGFSIALSKVPAFVADVQRLRDLNPDMFCTGVDGRIGMMGRYVKASSAYLGKAEDSIDLDVLFYRSRTYGIPRVYADLVDEIEQMALNKYGGLPHWGKNRDFAFDGAIAKYPKADKFLLVKNRYDPDGLFSSEWSDQVLGIRGRPTIVKKGCAIEGLCVCSDDSHCAPEQGYFCRPGKVYQEARVCSTETNDWFLSNMRIVCENSQ; encoded by the coding sequence ATGGAGAGCTTGCTTCCGTTTCTCATCTTGGCCCTAGGGGTCCTTGTCCAGCTTTGTTGCTGCAGTCCTCCGCCGGACCCGGTGGTCTGCACCCACGGCACGTCAAACTGCACGGTCACCAACACGTACGGCTCCTACACGGACCGCAGCATCTGCCACGCCGCCAACATCACCTACCCGCGCACCGAGCAGGAGCTCGTCGcagccgtggcggcggcggcctccgcgaAACGGAAGCTGAAGGTGGCCACCAAGCACTCGCACAGCATCCCCAAGCTGTCTTGCCCGGGAGGCCGCGACGGCACAATCATAAGCACCGCGCGGCTGAACCGGACGGTGCACATCGACGCCGCGAAGCGGCTTATGACGGTGGAGAGCGGCATGGTCCTCCGCGACCTCATTGCGGCCGCCGCAGCGGCGGGGCTCGCTCTGCCGAACTCGCCCTACTGGTACGGCCTGTCCATCGGTGGACTACTTGCCACGGGCGCGCACGGGAGCTCGCTGTGGGGCAAGGGAGGCGCCGTGCACGAGTACGTGGTCGGGCTGAGGATCGTGACACCGGCGCCTGCGAGCCAGGGTTTCGCCAAGGTGAGGGAGCTGGGCGCCGACCACCCGGACCTGGACGCCGCCAAGGTCTCTCTTGGGGTCCTCGGCGTCATCTCCCAGGTAACTCTGGCCTTGGAGCCCTTGTTCAAGCGGTCGGTGACGTACCTGAAGCGCGGCGACTCAGACTTGGCGGACCAAGTGGTTCCATGGGGCCGCCTCCACGAGTTTGCCGACTTGACATGGTATCCGCAGCACGGCACGGTCATGTACCGTCAGGACGACCGCGTTGACATCTCCACGCCGGGCAATGGCCTCAGCGACTACCTCACTTTGCGCACCAGTCCCAACCACGGGACCATCGGCGTGAGAGTCGCCGAGGAGTCGATGCAAATGAAGAACGTCACCGACGTCGCCCGGTGCGCGGCGGCGCAGCTGCCGGTGTCCGTGCAGAAGCAGCAGGCCTTCGGCTTCACGAACGACGGCGTCTCCTTCACGGGGTACCCGGTGGTCGGGTACCAGCACCGCATACAGGCGTCCGGCACCTGCATCGACGGCCCGGAGGACGGCCTCCTAACCTCATGCATCTGGGACCCGCGCATCCGTGGCTCCTTCTTCTACAACTCCGGCTTCAGCATCGCGCTCTCCAAGGTGCCAGCGTTCGTCGCCGACGTGCAGCGGCTGAGGGACCTCAACCCGGACATGTTCTGCACAGGCGTCGATGGCAGGATAGGCATGATGGGGCGCTACGTCAAGGCCTCCTCCGCTTACCTCGGCAAGGCCGAGGACTCGATCGACCTGGACGTCCTCTTCTACCGTAGCCGCACCTACGGCATCCCTCGTGTGTACGCCGACCTGGTGGACGAGATCGAGCAGATGGCGCTGAACAAGTACGGCGGCCTGCCGCACTGGGGCAAGAACCGCGACTTCGCGTTCGACGGTGCCATCGCAAAGTACCCCAAAGCCGATAAGTTTCTATTGGTGAAGAACAGGTACGACCCCGACGGCCTCTTCTCCAGCGAGTGGAGCGACCAGGTGTTGGGCATCCGCGGGAGACCCACCATCGTCAAGAAGGGCTGCGCCATCGAAGGACTCTGTGTCTGCTCCGACGACTCACACTGCGCACCGGAGCAGGGCTACTTCTGCCGGCCAGGAAAGGTGTACCAGGAAGCTAGAGTTTGTTCAACGGAAACTAATGATTGGTTCCTTTCAAATATGAGGATCGTCTGTGAAAATAGTCAATAG